In the Mycolicibacter minnesotensis genome, GCTGTTTCGGCTGTGGCTGCGCGACGCGGTACGCCGTGTCGCCGCCGGGGCACTCGACGTGGTGGACGCGCTGGCCCACCAGGCCGCGGCCCACCCGAGCGCGATCATGCCGGGCAAGACGCACCTGCAGTCGGCCCAGCCGGTGCTGCTGGCTCACCATCTGCTGGCTCACGCCCACCCACTGCTGCGCGACGTGGACCGGATTGTCGACTTCGACAGGCGCGCCGCGATCTCGCCGTACGGCTCGGGGGCGCTGGCCGGCTCGTCGCTGGGCCTGAATCCGGACGCGATCGCGGCCGAACTCGGCTTCACTGCGGCCGCGGACAACTCGATCGACGCCACCGCCGCACGCGACTTTGCGGCCGAGGCTGCATTCGTGTTCGCGATGATCGCCGTCGACCTGTCCCGGCTTGCCGAGGACATCATCTTGTGGAGTTCAACGGAGTTCGGCTATGCCGTGCTGCACGACTCCTGGTCTACCGGCAGCTCGATCATGCCGCAGAAGAAGAACCCCGACATCGCCGAGTTGGCTCGCGGCAAGTCCGGTCGGCTGATCGGCAATCTGGCCGGTCTGCTGGCGACGCTGAAGGCGCAGCCGTTGGCCTACAACCGCGACCTGCAGGAGGACAAGGAGCCGGTCTTCGACTCCGCGACGCAGCTCGAGCTGCTGCTGCCGGCGATGGCCGGACTGGTGGGCACGCTGCGGTTCGACACCGAGCGGATGGCGGAACTGGCACCGGCAGGCTATACCCTGGCCACCGACATTGCCGAATGGCTTGTACGCCAAGGTGTTCCGTTCCGCGTGGCGCATGAGGCGGCCGGGGCCGCGGTGCGGACTGCCGAACAGCGCGGCGTGGGCCTCGACGAACTGGACGACGCCGAACTGGCCGCCATCAGCCCTGAGTTGACTCCGCAGGTTCGCGAAGTGCTGACCGTCGAAGGCTCGGTGGCCTCGCGTGATGCCCGGGGCGGAACCGCGCCGCAGCGCGTCGCCGATCAGCTGGCCGGCCTGCGCGAGCGTGCCGCCGATCAGCGCCGCTGGCTCAACGGCTGACGTATCAGCGCCGGTACGAGGCCAGATTCAGGGCCAGCTCGTCGAAGAGCTCCTGGTTGAGCCGGAAGGCGACCTTGACCTCGTCGACCACGTGCTCGACCTGGTCAGGGTCTAGGCCGAGTCCGTCCAGGCGGGCGCGGTAGGCGTCCTTGTACGGCTTGGGCCGCATCGGGAACTCGTAGAACGACAAGCCGCGGCCCTCAAGCTCGAAGGTGCGGTCAAGGACCCGCCCGATAGCCTGGCCGCCGGACAGATCCCCCAGGTAGCGGGTGTAATGGTGGGCCAGCAGGGCGCCGTCTGAGGCGATGGCGATCCGGTCGCAGTAGGCCTGCGCGGCGGGCGAATCGACGGCCCGGGAGGCCCCGTTGGTCCAGAAATCGAGGTCGCTGTCGAGGGCCGATACCCGCTCCAGCTCGGGGTCGTAGACCGACGCCACCAACTCACTGTCGCGGCGCTGTCGCATCGCTTCCTCCAGTGCGGCATAGACCATCCGCAGCCGTGCCAGGTAGTCGGCGTAGCCGTCTTCGTTGACGTTGCCGCCCATCAATTCCGACACAAAGGTGGAGCCCTCCGCGGCGTCGTGCGCGGCTTGCGAGCCGTCGCGCATGGCGGTGGACAACGATCGGGCGGTCTCGGGGTCAACCGGGGCCTTCAGCGACATTCTTAAATCCGTTCCCTGGAAAGTTCGGTCAGTGGACATTCGGTGGTCACGTGGTCTCGCGTTCGTCGTTGCGAGGGTTCTCTTCGGTCCAGCCTCCCGGCATCATCGGGGTGGCGGCGCCGTTGCCGAATGCATCAGCGGCCAGCGTGGCAAGGCCGGCCGGTTCAGTGAGTCCCGACCTTACCGTTGTACCGGCCGAACCGAGCGGTGCGCTACCGCTGCGCGAAACTCCCGCGTGTGCCGGCTGTTCCACGGCAGGCGCAGCGGCCGTGCCCTCGGAGGTCATGAATTCGTAGCGATAGCCGCGTGCTTTGATGTCGGCGCCGCGACGCCTGCGCGTCCTCGACTTTCGCGCAGCGGCCGCTACCGCAGCCGCTTCGGCCGTCTCGCTGATGCTGCGCGGGCGCCGCGCGGATTCCGGCGCACGCTGTTGCATGGGTGGACCGAAGCCCACGCCTGGGCCGCCTCCGGACACCGCGTAGTACAGCGGTGGGACGCCGGCGGCCGGTGGTGGACTCGGCACCGGCGGTGCGGGTGCTGCGGCCACGCTCGCCGGCGCCGGTGCCGGCGCGGGCGGCGTGGTGACCGCGCCGGCCGGGGGAGTCGGCACCATGACGGCGGACGGCAGAATCTGCGGTGTGGCCGGGGGTGATACTTCCACCGGTACCTGGGCCATGTAGGCGAGCCCCGACAGGCCCAACGCGATGGGGATGGCCGACGATGCGGCTGCCGGCCCCATGACCGCCGCGTAGAGGGGGGTGCCCAGCACCGCGAAGGTCGCCGCGTAGGCGAACAGGTAGAACAACGGCATCCAGGTGGTGACCGCCGCCGCCGGGTTGGCGGCAAAATCCATGATGACCTGGATCAGGGTGCCGAGCGGATTGGCCAGCACCTGCTTGAGCATGCGGTACATGCTGCTGAAGTGCTCGGACCACGACAGCCACTCTTCGATCGGATCGGTGAACTCCGCCGAACCTGCCACGGAGAGAATGCTCGGGGCCGGCGCGGTGTGCGGTGTCGTGGCCAGGGCCGTCGTAGAAACCGCCTGGTAGACGCTCATGGTCGTGGCCGCCTGCAGCCACATGCGTGCATAGTCCGCCTCGGTGACCGCGATCGGAATTGCGTTGATACCAAAGAAATTGGTCGCGACGAGCACGCTCAGCGTGGTGCGGTTGGCGGCCAGTTCGGCAAGTGTCGGCATCGCGGCCAAGGCCGCGGTGTAGGAGCCGGCCGCCGTTTCCAGCTGGGCGGCCGCACCGGCGCTGTTGACGCCGGCCAGGTTCAGCCAGGTCAGGTACGGGGTGTGGGCGGCGACGTAGCGTGTGGCGGCTTGTCCCTCCCAGGATCCAGCTTGGACCGCAGTGAGTAGTGAGGTGAGTTCGGCTGCGGTAGTGGCATATTCGTTGCTCAGTGCAGTCCATGCCTGGGCTGCCGACAGCAAGGTGCCGGCGCCGGCTCCGCTGCTGAGCAGCGTGGAATGCACTTCGGGGGGCGAGGCCATCCAGATGGGGGTCGTCATGGCCGTGCTGCGGTGCGGGGGTGAACGGTCATCGGTGGTTGTCCGGGGGAGGGATACGGCGCCCCACCCGCTCCTTTCTGTTGGGTAGCCTTGCCTAAGTCAAGTTACCCTAACCTAAACCAAGTGGCGGGGTGGGGGCCACGCGGCTACTCCATCCCGGTGCGGCCGGGGGTCCAGAACGGCTTGGTGCAGATCCGCCGGCGATCCCAGCCCCGTTCGCTGATCAGGATTTTGCGCAGGGTTTGGATGGTGCGGGCTTCGCCGGCGAGGTAGGCGATGCCGGGATGGTCGGGCAGTGGCAGTGCGCGCAGAGCGTCGGCCAGGGCCGCAGAATCGGCCGCGGGGGCCTGGCCGCGCTCCACCTGTGTCAACGACCGCGCGAGGGGAAGGTGGTCGGCTTCGGCGGCCGCTTCGATCGCGCCGTAGACCGCCGTCTCCGGGTGCAGGACGCGCAACATTGCCGCAAACGCCACCGACGCCGTCTCGTCACCGGCGAACAGCTGATAGGACGCCTCCGGGCGGATCACGAAATTGCCCTGCGGTCGCGTGAAGGCAACGTCATCGCCCGGTGCTATCGCCGCGGCCCAGCGCCTGGCGGGAGTCACTACGGTCCGGTCGTAGTCGTGGTTGCACATGACGATGTCGAGGGTTCCGGCGGCGGGGTCGGCGTCGTAGATCGAGTACGTGCGCAGCGCGTCGTGCGGGTGTAGGCGCAGAACGGAGTCGAGCAGGCCCGCGACCTGCAGGCGGACATGCTGACCCGGCCTCCAGGTCAGGCCCTGCAGTCTCGGGCCGGTGAACCGGTATCGGCGCATCGTCGGCGTGAGTTGTTCGATGTCGCCCACGGTGGCGGACAGAAAGACCGCGTCGCGTAGGGCGCCGACGAGCGGTAGTGAATCGAGGAGCGGTGCCACGGCGTCTCCCAAGGATTGTACGAAATTAGGTATGCCTTACCTAATGTGCAGACGGTAGCAGATTCAGCGCTGCGCTAGCGTGAACGCATCAACGGCAGCCCACACGTCTCGACCACGCGGCGCCTCATGGCGGCGATCGCGGCCTGCGGGCTGCTGACGCAGTGCAGTGCCGGGCCCGAGTCGTCCCCGCAGGCACACCCGACGCCGCGCGCCGTTGCACCCGAGGCCGCCACCGTCGACAACGTCACCGCCACCGAACTCGGATCCACCTGGCACCCAGGCTGCCCCGTCGCGCCCTCGCAGCTGCGGCGGGTGACGCTGACCCACCTCGGGTTCGACGACCTGCCGCACCGCGGCGAACTGATCGTGCACCAGGAACTGGTCGCGCAGGTGATCGCCGCATTCGACCGGCTCTATCGTCTGGAATTCCCGATCGAGAAGATGCGGTCGGTCGCGAACTATCGCGGTGACGACGAGCTGTCCATGGAGGACAACAACACCTCGGCGTTCAACTGCCGACGCATCCCCGGCTCGGGCAACTGGGCGCTGCACGCCTACGGTCGGGCCATCGACGTCAACCCGCTGCTGAACCCGATGGTCGATCACGGCAGATTCGAGCCGCGTAATGCCGGGGTCTACCTCGACCGGCACCGGATCGAACCAGGCCTGTTGCACGCCGGCGACGCGGCTGTGCGCGTCTTCACCGACGCTGGCTGGCGCTGGGGCGGCTATTGGAAGTCCCCGGTGGATTACCAGCACTTCGAGCGTCGCTGACGGGCTCCTATTCCACCAGCTCCGACAACTCCAACCACCGGGCCTCCTGCTCGGAAACCTCGGCCTCCAGCGCCCGCAGTTCGCGGGTGAATTCGGCCAGGCCCACATGGTCGGACTGGTCGTGGTCGGCCAGCTGGTGGTGCTTGGCTTCGATCTGCTCGGCCAGCCGCGCCAGCCGTCGATCGACCGCGGCAAGGTCCTTTTGCGCAGCACGCAGCTCCGCACCCGACAACGGTCCCGGCCCGTCGGCGGCGGCCGCGGCAACGCTGCGCGACACCGGTGCTCGCCGGGCCTCGGCGGCCAACTGCAGGTATTCGTCGACACCGCCCGGCAGGTGGCGAAGCCGCCCATCCAGGATCGCGTACTGGTTGTCGGTCACCCGCTCCAGCAGATACCGGTCATGAGAGACCACGATCAAGGTGCCGGGCCAGGAGTCCAGCAGATCCTCGGTGGCCGTGAGCATGTCGGTGTCGACGTCGTTGGTGGGCTCGTCGAGCACCAGCACGTTCGGTTCGGCGAGCAGCGTGAGCATCAACTGCAGCCGCCGGTGCTGACCGCCGGAGAGCTCACCGACTCGGGCTGACAGCTGTGCACTGCCGAATCCGAGGCGCTCCAGCAGCTGCGTGGGCGTCATCTCCTTGCCGTCGACCTGGTAGTCGTTGCGCAGCCGGCCCACGACGTCGGCCACCCGATCCTCGGCGAGCGCGGCCAACTCCGTCGACTGCTGGTCCAAGATGCCCAGCCGCACCGTCTTGCCGCGCTTGACCCGCCCGCTGTCGGGCACCACGGTGCCGGCGATCAGCCCGAGCAGGGTGGACTTGCCCGCGCCGTTGGCGCCGACGATTCCGGTGCGCTCACCCGGGCCGATGCGCCATTCGACGTCACACAACACCGGCTTGCCGTCGAAGCTGACCGACACATCGAGCAGGTCGATCACGTCCTTGCCCAGCCGTGCCGTCGCCAGCTTCATCAGCTCGACGTCGTTGCGCAGCGGCGGGACGTCGGCGATCAGCGCATTGGCCGCCTCGATGCGGAACTTCGGCTTGGACGTGCGGGCCGGCGCCCCGCGCCGAAGCCAGGCCAGCTCCTTGCGTAAGACGTTCTGCCGCTTGGCCTCACTGGCCGCAGACATCCGGTCGCGCTCCACCCGCTGCAGCACGTATGCCGCGTAGCCGCCCTGGAACGGCTCGACGATGCGGTCGTGTACCTCCCAGGTGGTGGTGGCGACCTCGTCGAGAAACCAGCGGTCGTGGGTGACCACCATCAGTCCGCCAGTGTTGCGGGCCCAGCGCTGCTGAAGGTGGCGCGCCAGCCAGGTGATCCCTTCCACATCGAGGTGGTTGGTCGGCTCGTCGAGGCAGATCACATCCCATTCGCCGATCAGCAGCGCCGCCAGCTGCACGCGCCGTCTCTGCCCCCCAGACAGCTCGGAGATGGTTGCGTCCCAGGCGATGTCGGAGACCAGGCCTTCGACCACGTCCCGGATCCGCGGGCTGGACGCCCACTCGTGGTCGGCTTGCTCGCCGACCAGCGCGGCCCCCAGCGTGCTGTCGGGGTCGAGGGTGTCGGACTGGTCCAGCAACCCCACCCGCAGACCGCTGCGCTGGGTGACGCGCCCGGAGTCCGGTGTCGCCACGCCGGCCAGCAGTCGCAGCAACGACGACTTGCCGTCTCCGTTGCGTCCGACGATCCCGATCCGGGCGCCGTCGTTCACCCCCAGCGTGACTGAGTCCAACACCACACCGGTGGCGTATCGCAGGTGAAGGGACTCAGCTCCGAGCAGGTGTGCCACCGCTGGAACGGTACTGCCTGTCCATAGCCGAATGCTGAACCAGCAGGACTCACGGTGCTGATGTGCCAGAATGTGCACGTTATTCCGGGATCGGGCGCAACGTAGGGGAGCAGCGGTGGATCTGAACTTGTCGGCCATCACCCGGCCGGTCGAGTGGCTGATGGCCACCGCACAGAACGGCCTGGAGGTGCTGCGCTGGGGCGGCCTGGAGACCGGGACCGTGCCGTCGCCGTTCCAGATCGTCGAGAGCACCCCGATGTACAAGCTGCGGCGGTACTTTCCGCCGGACAGCCGTCCCGGACAGCCCCAGCCCGGACCGCCGGTGCTGCTGGTGCACCCGATGATGATGTCGGCGAACATGTGGGACGTCACTCACGACGAGGGCGCGGTCGGCATTCTGCATGACGCCGGGGTGGACCCTTGGGTGATCGACTTCGGCTCACCCGACGAGATCGAAGGCGGCATGCGCCGCAATCTGGCCGACCACATCGTCGGCCTCAGTCAAGCCATCGACACGGTGGCTGAGACCACGGGTCGCGACGTCCATGTGGCCGGTTACTCGCAGGGCGGCATGTTCGCCTATCAGACCGGGGCATACCGGCATTCGAAGAGCATCGCCAGCATCATCGCGTTCGGCTCGCCGGTGGACACCCTGGCCGCGCTGCCGATGGGCCTGCCGCCCAACCTTGCTTCCGGGGTGGCCGGCTTTATGGCCGACCACGTTTTCAACCGGCTGGACATCTCGGGATGGCAGGCGCGGCTGGGTTTCCAGATGATGGACCCGCTCAAGACGGCCAAGGCCCGGATGGACTTCCTGCGTCAGCTGCACGACCGGGAGGCCCTGCTGCCGCGTGAGGCGCAGCGTCGGTTCCTGGAGTCCGAGGGCTGGATCGCCTGGTCGGGGCCGGCCATCTCGGAACTGCTCAAGCAGTTCATCGCGCACAACCGGATGATGACCGGTGGTTTCGCCATCAACGGCCAGTTGGTGACCCTCACCGACATCACCTGTCCGGTGCTGGCATTCGTGGGTGAGGTCGACGACATCGGGCAGCCGGTGGCCGTCCGCGGTATCCGCCGTGCCGCGCCCAACGCCAAGGTCTTCGAATATCTGCTGCGGGCAGGCCACTTCGGCCTGGTGGTGGGTTCCAAGGCTGCTGAACAGACGTGGCCGACCGTGGCTCGCTGGGTGCTCTGGCAGTCCGGGATGGGTCCGCAGCCGTCGGGGGTGGCGCTGATGTCCGAGCAGCCGTCCGAAGGGGCCAACCGCGGCGTTGCGATGACGTCGCGGATCGCTCACGGGCTGGGCGAGGCCTCCGAGGTGGCGCTGACGTTGGCGCGCGGCGCCGCGGATGCCATGCTGGCGGCGCAGAAGTCGATGCGCACCATGGCGGTGGAGACCGCGCGCACGCTGCCCCGGTTGGCCCGGCTGGGCCAGATCAACGACCACACCCGAATCTCGTTGGGCCGCATTATTGATGAGCAGGCCGCAGACTCGCCCGACGGCGAGTTTCTGCTCTTCGACGGCCGGGTGCACACCTACGAGGCGGTCAACAAGCGCATCGACAACGTGGTCCGCGGTCTGATCGATGTCGGGGTGCGGCAAGGCGTCCACGTCGGCGTGCTGATGGCCACCCGGCCCAGTGCGCTGGTCGCTATCGCGGCACTGTCGCGGCTCGGCGCGGTGGCCGTGCTGATGCCGACCGACGGGGACCTGATTCCGGCGGCCCACCTCGGCGGTATCTCCGACATCATCGTGGACCCGGGCAGCCTCAAGTTGGCCGGCCAGGCCGCCCGCGAGCTGGACTGCCAGGTCCTGGTGCTCGGCGGTGGTGAGGGCCGTGACCTCGACCTGCCCACCGACATCGATGTGGTCGACATGGAACAGATCGACCCGGACGCGGTCGAACTGCCCGGCTGGTACCGGCCGAACCCGGGCTTCGCCCGTGACCTGGCCTTCGTGGCCTTCGGCAACGCGGCCGGCGAGCTGGTGGCCAAGCAGATCACCAACTTCCGCTGGGCGCTGTCGGCGTTCGGCACCGCGTCGACCGCGGCCCTGGGGCCCAACGACACGGTGTACTGCCTGACGCCGCTGCACCACGAGTCCGGGCTGTTGGTCAGTCTGGGCGGCGCGGTGGTCGGCGGGGCGCGGATCGCACTGTCGCGCGGCCTGAACCCGGAACGGTTCGTCTCCGAGGTCCGCCAGTATGGGGTGAGCGTGGTGTCTTACACCTGGGCGATGCTGCGTGAGGTCATCGACGACCCGAACTTCGTTCTGCAGGGCAACCACCCGGTCCGGTTGTTCATCGGCTCCGGCATGCCCACCGGACTGTGGAACCGGGTCACCGAGGTGTTCGCCCCGGCCCACGTCGTCGAGTTCTTCGCCACCAAGGACGGTCAGGCCGTGCTGGCCAACGTCTCCGGCGCCAAGGTCGGCAGCAAGGGCCGTCCACTGCCCGGCGCGGTGGACGTGCAGCTGGCCGCCTACGACTCCGATCACGACCTGATCCTGGAGGACGACCGGGGTTTCGTGCGGGTCGCCGAGACCGATGAAGTCGGGGTGATGCTGGCTAAGCCCCGCGGACCCATCGATCCGTCGGCCTCGGTCAAGCGAGGCGTTTTCGCGCCGGCCGACACCTGGATCTCCACGGAGTTCCTGTTCCGCCGCGACGCCGACGGTGACTATTGGCTGGTGGGTGGGCGAGCCTCCAGCATCCGCACCGACCGGGGTATCGCGTTCCCGGTGGTCATCACCGATGCGCTCGGTGCTGTCACCGGCGTCGAGTTGGCGGTGACCTACCGGGTGGCCACCGAAGGCGCCGACTTGGTGGTGTCGGCGGTGACCGCGCAGCCGGGCGCCACGATCACCGCCGCCGACCTCAGCGAGGCGGTGGCCGCGATCCCCTCCGGCACCGGGCCCGACATCATCCATGTGGTGCCGGACCTGACGCTGAGCACCGTCTACCGGCCGGTAGTGGGCAAGCTGCGCGACGCTGGGCTGCCCAAGGCCGGGCGCAACGCGTGGTACCTCGATACCAGCAGCCGGCAGTACAAACGGCTGACGGCCGCGGTGCGTGCCGAACTGGCCGGTGGTCGGTCGTGATCGACCAGGAATTGCTGGACATCCTGGTCTGCCCGGCTGATCGCGGGCCGTTATTGCTGGTGCAGCGCTCCGGCGGTTCCGGCAGTCAGGCGCTCTACAACCCGCGTCTGCATCGGGCCTACCGGATCGACGACGACATCCCCGTGCTGTTGATCGACGAGTCCGACACCGTCGGCGACGACGAGCACGCTCTGCTTATGGCCCAAGCGGGTCCGGCAGATCCCCGGTGAGATAACGCTGCAGGGTCGGGGCGATCATCGCCACCACCTCCTGCGTCGGCAGTGAGGCCAGCGGTTCAAGGCCCACGATGTAGCGGGCGACCACCACGCCCATCAACTGGCTGGCGGCGAACTCCGCCCGCAGGACGCCGGTTCCGGGCGGACTGTCGACCCGCTGGGCGAGTTCGGCGACCACGATGTCGCGGAAGAAGGACCGGGCCAGCGGGACATCGGTACCGGTGAGCATGGACCGCATCGCCGCGATCAGGCCGGTTCCGGCCTGCGAGTCCCACAGGGGGACCAGCAGCTCGGGCAGGGTGCGCCCCAGGTGCTCGATCGGGGTCTCCCGCAGCGGCACCAGCACCCGCATCGGATCAACGGGCAATTCCACCGCGGCGGCGAACAGTTGTTGTTTGGTGCCGTAGTAGTGGTGCACCAGGGCCGCGTCAACCCCGGCCTCTGCGGCCACCGCCCGAATAGAGGTGGTGGCAAACCCCTTGCGGGCGAACAGTTCACGAGCAGCGGCCAAGATCCTGTCGCGGGTGTCCGAAGTGCCCGATGGTCGGCCGGGTCGGCGGCCGGGCGGCTGGGCGGCCATCATGGGGTCCGCCGGCGCAGGGTCACCGCGGCCAGTCCCAGAGCTGCCACTGCGAAGGCCAGCACGATGACGATGTCGCGCACTGTGAGGCCGGTCAGATCGGAGTGGCTGCCCACCTGCTGCAGCGCTTCGAGCGCGTAACTGGCCGGCATCGCGTTGCTCACCCACTGCAGCCATTCCGGCATCGCGGCGCGCGGCACGATGATGCCGGCCAGCAGCAGCTGGGGAACCATCACCAGGGGGATGAACTGCACCGCCTGAAATTCAGTGCGGGCGAACGCACTGCACAGCAGGCCGAGTCCGACACCGAGCACCGCGTTGATGATCGCGATGCCGAACACCCACGCCGGGCTGCCCATGGTGTGGAAATCCAGCAGCCAGAACGCGACGATGCAGGCCAGGGTTGCTTGCGCGGCTGCCGCGATCGAGAAAGCGGTCCCATAGGCGGCCAGCAGGTCACCGCGGCGCAGCGGGGTGGTCAGGATGCGCTCCAACGTCCCCGAGGCGCGTTCGCGCTGCATGGTGATCGCGGTGATGACGAACATCAGAAACAGCG is a window encoding:
- a CDS encoding M15 family metallopeptidase gives rise to the protein MAAIAACGLLTQCSAGPESSPQAHPTPRAVAPEAATVDNVTATELGSTWHPGCPVAPSQLRRVTLTHLGFDDLPHRGELIVHQELVAQVIAAFDRLYRLEFPIEKMRSVANYRGDDELSMEDNNTSAFNCRRIPGSGNWALHAYGRAIDVNPLLNPMVDHGRFEPRNAGVYLDRHRIEPGLLHAGDAAVRVFTDAGWRWGGYWKSPVDYQHFERR
- a CDS encoding ABC-F family ATP-binding cassette domain-containing protein, which produces MAHLLGAESLHLRYATGVVLDSVTLGVNDGARIGIVGRNGDGKSSLLRLLAGVATPDSGRVTQRSGLRVGLLDQSDTLDPDSTLGAALVGEQADHEWASSPRIRDVVEGLVSDIAWDATISELSGGQRRRVQLAALLIGEWDVICLDEPTNHLDVEGITWLARHLQQRWARNTGGLMVVTHDRWFLDEVATTTWEVHDRIVEPFQGGYAAYVLQRVERDRMSAASEAKRQNVLRKELAWLRRGAPARTSKPKFRIEAANALIADVPPLRNDVELMKLATARLGKDVIDLLDVSVSFDGKPVLCDVEWRIGPGERTGIVGANGAGKSTLLGLIAGTVVPDSGRVKRGKTVRLGILDQQSTELAALAEDRVADVVGRLRNDYQVDGKEMTPTQLLERLGFGSAQLSARVGELSGGQHRRLQLMLTLLAEPNVLVLDEPTNDVDTDMLTATEDLLDSWPGTLIVVSHDRYLLERVTDNQYAILDGRLRHLPGGVDEYLQLAAEARRAPVSRSVAAAAADGPGPLSGAELRAAQKDLAAVDRRLARLAEQIEAKHHQLADHDQSDHVGLAEFTRELRALEAEVSEQEARWLELSELVE
- a CDS encoding siderophore-interacting protein; protein product: MAPLLDSLPLVGALRDAVFLSATVGDIEQLTPTMRRYRFTGPRLQGLTWRPGQHVRLQVAGLLDSVLRLHPHDALRTYSIYDADPAAGTLDIVMCNHDYDRTVVTPARRWAAAIAPGDDVAFTRPQGNFVIRPEASYQLFAGDETASVAFAAMLRVLHPETAVYGAIEAAAEADHLPLARSLTQVERGQAPAADSAALADALRALPLPDHPGIAYLAGEARTIQTLRKILISERGWDRRRICTKPFWTPGRTGME
- the argH gene encoding argininosuccinate lyase; protein product: MSTNEGSLWGGRFAEGPSDALAALSKSTHFDWVLAPYDVAASKAHAKVLYGAGLLTVEQRDGLLAGLDSLGEDVADGSFGPLVTDEDVHGALERGLIDRVGAELGGRLRAGRSRNDQVATLFRLWLRDAVRRVAAGALDVVDALAHQAAAHPSAIMPGKTHLQSAQPVLLAHHLLAHAHPLLRDVDRIVDFDRRAAISPYGSGALAGSSLGLNPDAIAAELGFTAAADNSIDATAARDFAAEAAFVFAMIAVDLSRLAEDIILWSSTEFGYAVLHDSWSTGSSIMPQKKNPDIAELARGKSGRLIGNLAGLLATLKAQPLAYNRDLQEDKEPVFDSATQLELLLPAMAGLVGTLRFDTERMAELAPAGYTLATDIAEWLVRQGVPFRVAHEAAGAAVRTAEQRGVGLDELDDAELAAISPELTPQVREVLTVEGSVASRDARGGTAPQRVADQLAGLRERAADQRRWLNG
- a CDS encoding acyl-CoA synthetase, with the translated sequence MATAQNGLEVLRWGGLETGTVPSPFQIVESTPMYKLRRYFPPDSRPGQPQPGPPVLLVHPMMMSANMWDVTHDEGAVGILHDAGVDPWVIDFGSPDEIEGGMRRNLADHIVGLSQAIDTVAETTGRDVHVAGYSQGGMFAYQTGAYRHSKSIASIIAFGSPVDTLAALPMGLPPNLASGVAGFMADHVFNRLDISGWQARLGFQMMDPLKTAKARMDFLRQLHDREALLPREAQRRFLESEGWIAWSGPAISELLKQFIAHNRMMTGGFAINGQLVTLTDITCPVLAFVGEVDDIGQPVAVRGIRRAAPNAKVFEYLLRAGHFGLVVGSKAAEQTWPTVARWVLWQSGMGPQPSGVALMSEQPSEGANRGVAMTSRIAHGLGEASEVALTLARGAADAMLAAQKSMRTMAVETARTLPRLARLGQINDHTRISLGRIIDEQAADSPDGEFLLFDGRVHTYEAVNKRIDNVVRGLIDVGVRQGVHVGVLMATRPSALVAIAALSRLGAVAVLMPTDGDLIPAAHLGGISDIIVDPGSLKLAGQAARELDCQVLVLGGGEGRDLDLPTDIDVVDMEQIDPDAVELPGWYRPNPGFARDLAFVAFGNAAGELVAKQITNFRWALSAFGTASTAALGPNDTVYCLTPLHHESGLLVSLGGAVVGGARIALSRGLNPERFVSEVRQYGVSVVSYTWAMLREVIDDPNFVLQGNHPVRLFIGSGMPTGLWNRVTEVFAPAHVVEFFATKDGQAVLANVSGAKVGSKGRPLPGAVDVQLAAYDSDHDLILEDDRGFVRVAETDEVGVMLAKPRGPIDPSASVKRGVFAPADTWISTEFLFRRDADGDYWLVGGRASSIRTDRGIAFPVVITDALGAVTGVELAVTYRVATEGADLVVSAVTAQPGATITAADLSEAVAAIPSGTGPDIIHVVPDLTLSTVYRPVVGKLRDAGLPKAGRNAWYLDTSSRQYKRLTAAVRAELAGGRS
- a CDS encoding TetR/AcrR family transcriptional regulator; amino-acid sequence: MAAQPPGRRPGRPSGTSDTRDRILAAARELFARKGFATTSIRAVAAEAGVDAALVHHYYGTKQQLFAAAVELPVDPMRVLVPLRETPIEHLGRTLPELLVPLWDSQAGTGLIAAMRSMLTGTDVPLARSFFRDIVVAELAQRVDSPPGTGVLRAEFAASQLMGVVVARYIVGLEPLASLPTQEVVAMIAPTLQRYLTGDLPDPLGP
- a CDS encoding PPE family protein, with the protein product MTTPIWMASPPEVHSTLLSSGAGAGTLLSAAQAWTALSNEYATTAAELTSLLTAVQAGSWEGQAATRYVAAHTPYLTWLNLAGVNSAGAAAQLETAAGSYTAALAAMPTLAELAANRTTLSVLVATNFFGINAIPIAVTEADYARMWLQAATTMSVYQAVSTTALATTPHTAPAPSILSVAGSAEFTDPIEEWLSWSEHFSSMYRMLKQVLANPLGTLIQVIMDFAANPAAAVTTWMPLFYLFAYAATFAVLGTPLYAAVMGPAAASSAIPIALGLSGLAYMAQVPVEVSPPATPQILPSAVMVPTPPAGAVTTPPAPAPAPASVAAAPAPPVPSPPPAAGVPPLYYAVSGGGPGVGFGPPMQQRAPESARRPRSISETAEAAAVAAAARKSRTRRRRGADIKARGYRYEFMTSEGTAAAPAVEQPAHAGVSRSGSAPLGSAGTTVRSGLTEPAGLATLAADAFGNGAATPMMPGGWTEENPRNDERETT
- a CDS encoding biliverdin-producing heme oxygenase, producing the protein MSLKAPVDPETARSLSTAMRDGSQAAHDAAEGSTFVSELMGGNVNEDGYADYLARLRMVYAALEEAMRQRRDSELVASVYDPELERVSALDSDLDFWTNGASRAVDSPAAQAYCDRIAIASDGALLAHHYTRYLGDLSGGQAIGRVLDRTFELEGRGLSFYEFPMRPKPYKDAYRARLDGLGLDPDQVEHVVDEVKVAFRLNQELFDELALNLASYRR
- a CDS encoding Trm112 family protein produces the protein MIDQELLDILVCPADRGPLLLVQRSGGSGSQALYNPRLHRAYRIDDDIPVLLIDESDTVGDDEHALLMAQAGPADPR
- a CDS encoding ABC transporter permease; translation: MFVDGGSVPVHHPAHHRAPSRLTGFLGLRPFAATTLRILRQLAGDHRSVAMILAVPSLVITLMYFMFSGTAHPPGTPSPFNAACLVLLGLFPLFLMFVITAITMQRERASGTLERILTTPLRRGDLLAAYGTAFSIAAAAQATLACIVAFWLLDFHTMGSPAWVFGIAIINAVLGVGLGLLCSAFARTEFQAVQFIPLVMVPQLLLAGIIVPRAAMPEWLQWVSNAMPASYALEALQQVGSHSDLTGLTVRDIVIVLAFAVAALGLAAVTLRRRTP